A genomic segment from Nitrospira sp. encodes:
- a CDS encoding Pyrophosphate-dependent fructose 6-phosphate-1-kinase has translation MSQQRPVVGILVGGGPAPGINSVIGAATIRSILGGCDVVGILDGFKWIMEGNASKVRPLSIEAISRIHFSGGSYLGTARANPTQKTEHLDACLATLDKLGVTRLITIGGDDTAFSALKVEQRAAGRLQVVHVPKTIDNDLDLPHGIPTFGFQTARHIGVELVKSLMVDAETTSRWYFVVTMGRKAGHLALGIGKAAGATLTVIPEEFRRRPIRLTTLVDILAGAVIKRLSAGRSDGVAVLAEGLVEILDQQDLSGLEDVERDQHGHVRLSEINFGSALKRAVEKELRLLGIKITLVDKNIGYELRCADPISFDMEYTRDLGYCAAQFLLDGGNAAMVSIQNGRFIPIPFDQILDPATGRTRVRMVDVDSESYVIARRYMIRLAPDDVNHPQELSRLATTVGLSPEAFRSRFEYLVAERS, from the coding sequence ATGAGCCAACAACGACCGGTCGTGGGCATTCTCGTCGGGGGTGGTCCTGCGCCTGGCATCAACAGCGTGATCGGGGCCGCCACGATCCGGAGCATTCTCGGCGGCTGTGACGTCGTCGGCATCCTGGACGGGTTCAAATGGATTATGGAGGGCAATGCGAGCAAGGTCAGGCCCCTCTCGATCGAGGCCATCAGCCGCATTCACTTCAGTGGTGGGTCCTACCTTGGGACGGCGCGCGCGAATCCCACACAAAAGACCGAGCATCTCGATGCCTGTCTGGCGACTCTGGACAAACTCGGCGTGACGAGACTGATCACGATCGGAGGAGACGACACGGCCTTTTCCGCGCTGAAGGTGGAGCAACGGGCGGCCGGTCGGCTCCAGGTGGTGCATGTGCCCAAGACCATCGACAACGATCTGGACCTTCCGCACGGGATTCCCACGTTCGGGTTCCAAACCGCCCGCCATATCGGCGTCGAACTCGTAAAAAGTTTGATGGTCGATGCGGAGACGACCTCGCGCTGGTACTTCGTCGTGACGATGGGCCGCAAGGCCGGGCATCTGGCCCTGGGAATCGGCAAGGCGGCCGGCGCGACGCTGACCGTCATCCCAGAGGAATTTCGGCGCAGGCCCATCCGCCTCACAACCTTGGTCGATATCCTGGCCGGAGCGGTCATCAAACGGCTCAGTGCCGGGAGGTCGGACGGCGTGGCGGTGCTGGCGGAAGGCCTGGTAGAAATCCTCGATCAGCAGGATCTCAGCGGATTGGAAGATGTGGAGCGGGACCAACACGGACATGTGAGGTTGTCTGAGATCAACTTCGGGTCTGCGCTCAAACGGGCGGTGGAAAAGGAATTGCGATTACTTGGCATCAAGATCACGCTCGTCGATAAAAACATCGGCTACGAACTCCGTTGTGCCGACCCTATTTCGTTCGACATGGAATACACCCGTGACCTCGGATATTGCGCGGCGCAGTTTCTCCTGGACGGGGGCAATGCCGCGATGGTGTCGATCCAAAACGGCCGGTTCATTCCGATCCCGTTCGACCAGATTCTGGACCCTGCCACGGGCCGCACCAGGGTGCGCATGGTGGACGTGGACTCGGAATCTTATGTCATTGCCCGCCGATACATGATTCGTCTCGCTCCGGATGACGTGAACCACCCGCAAGAACTGTCTCGCCTCGCGACGACCGTCGGGTTGTCGCCGGAAGCCTTTCGCAGTCGGTTCGAATACCTGGTCGCAGAGAGGTCATGA